Within Amycolatopsis sp. FDAARGOS 1241, the genomic segment TCGACGAGCAGCGCCAGGCGTACCTCATCGGCTTCCCGGGCCTCACGAGCCGACTGACGGGCGATCTCGGCGTCGGCGACCGCCCGCTCCGCCCGGGTGCGCTCGGCCGCGACGCGGCGACGCTCGCGGTCGAGTTGCGCGGTGAGCGCTTCGACCTCCTCGGCCTTCGCGGCGCCCCCGCGCGCCACCTCCGCCCGCGCCTCGTCGGCGGCGTCCCTGGCCTGGCGCAGCTGCACGCCCTGCTCGCGCAGCCGGCGCAACAGCTTCTCCACCTCGGCCTCGCGTTCACCGCGCGCGGCTTCCACGGCGCCGCGCACGCTTTCGAGCTCGGCCCGCACTTCGGCGAGCTCGGCTTCGAGCTTCTGGTTGCGGGCCAGCGCGGCGTCGCGTTCGGCCCGCAGCGCCGTCTCCTCGGCGTTCTTGGCCACGAGCCGCACGCGCCCGGCCGCACCGGATTCGCCGAGCAGCACGGCGGCGGCCGCGGCGGACACGGAATCGGCGGCGTTGGGGTCGAGGGCGTCGGTGCGGTGCTCACGCAGCCACTCGATCACGGCCGTGCGGAACTGGGCCGAATCCCCGAGCGAGGCCAGCAGGGCGGTGCCGCCGAGCTTCGCGCGCTTGGCGGGTGCGAACTTCGCGACGGGCCGCAGCTGCCGCGGCACGTCGGCGGCGGGCAGCTTCGCGACGGCGGCCGCCGCCAGCTCGGCGATGCGCTCGCGCACTGCGTCGGGCAGCGAGACCCACGATGCGGGTTCGGGCGCCGCGGCGTCGGCGCCGGCTTCGTCAGCCCGCGCCGGCACGGCCGAGGGGCCGACGGCCTCCTCGGGTTCAGCCGGGTCCACGGGCTGGGGGTGCATTGGTCCAGGGTAGGCCCCGGGGCCGGATCGCGCGCCGTTGGTCGCCCGACGTGGGACAGCCCGGCGGGGCGCCTCATCCGTCACCGCCGTCACACGCGTCACGCCGATCAGCTCGCCCGAGATTGTCGGTGGCCGGTCCTAAAGTGCGCGATCATGGAGACCCGACCGCGGCCCGGCCAGGCGCAGCTGGCCTTCGACGAGCTCGGCACCCCGTTGCGGGACACCACGTTCGTCGTCTTCGACCTCGAGACCACGGGCACCAAACCGGGACCGGACGGGATCACCGAGATCGGCGCCGTCAAGGTGCGCGGCGGCGAAGTGGTCGCCGAGTTCGCGACGTTGGTCAACCCGGGTGCCGCGATCCCGCCGCAGGTGGTGGAGCTCACGGGCATCACCCAGGCGATGGTCTACGACGCACCGCGGATCGAGCGCGTGCTGCCGGCGTTCCTCGAGTTCATCTCGGGCGCCGTGCTCGTGGCCCACAACTCCGGGTTCGACACGGGGTTCATGCGCGCGGCGTGCGAGGGCCACGGTTACGTCTGGCCGCGGGCGACGGTGATCTGCACCGTGAAGCTCGCGCGGCGCGTCATCCCGCGCGAAGAGGCGCGCAGCTACCGGCTCTCGTCACTGGCGATGCTGCTCGGCTCCCGCACCCGGCCGACGCACCGCGCGCTCGACGACGCCCGCGCCACCGTCGACGTGCTCCACGCCTTGCTGGAACGGGTCGGCAACGTCGGCGTGCAGACGGTCGAGGAGCTCGTCGACTACCTGCCCGAGGTCACCACGGCGCAGCGCCGCAAACGGCACCTGGCGGCGGACCTGCCGTCGCGGCCCGGCGTGTACCTGTTCCGGGGGCCGCGCGACGAGGTCCTGTACGTCGGCACCGCCCGCGACCTGCGGCGGCGCGTGCGGCAGTACTTCACGGGGTCGGAGAGCCGTGGGCGCATCCGCGAGATGGTGGCGCTGGCGGAGCGGGTGGACGCCATCGAGTGCGCCCACTCGCTGGAAGCCGAGATCCGCGAGCTGCGGCTGATCTCGGCCCACCGGCCGATGTACAACCGGCGTTCGAAGAACCCGCACCACGCGTGGTGGGTCGGGCTCACGGACGAGGCCTTCCCCCGCCTTTCGGTGGTCCGCCTGCCCCGCGACGGCACCCTCGGCCCCTTCCGCACCCAGGCCGACGCCCGCACGGCCGCCGACACCCTCGCCGGCGCCGCCGGGCTGCGCACCTGCACCCAGCGCATCTCCGCGGTCTCCCCGTCCGGCACCCCGTGCGTGCTGGCCGAACTGGGCCGCTGCGGCGCCCCCTGCGCCGGCCGCCAGACCGTCGAGGGCTACTCCCCCGCCGTCACCGCCACCCGCGCCCTCATCGCCGGCGAGGACGGCCGTCCGCTGCAGCTGGCCGCCGCGCAGCTGGAACGGTTGTCGGAGGGCCGGCACTACGAACAGGCCGCCCGCCACCGCGACGAGCTCGCGGACCTCGTGCGCGCCGTCGGCCGCTCCCACCGCCAAGGCGCGCTCGCCGCCATCGCCGAACTCATCGCCGCTTCCCCCGACGGCACCGGCGGCTGGGAACTGTCCGTCATCCGCTACGGCCGCCTCGCCTCCGCCGGCGTCGCCCGCCGCGGCGTGCCGCCGATGCCCGTGGTGGAACACCTGGTCGCGGCCGCGGAAACCGTCCTGCCCGGCGAGGGCCCCCTGCGCGGCGCCTCAGGCGAGGAAGTGGCCGTCCTGCTGCGCTGGCTGGCCCGCCCGGGTGTCCGGCTGGTCCGCACCACCCGGCCGTGGGCCGAACCCACGGCGATCGCCGGCTGGCGCAGCTGGCTCGACCTCGCCGCCGACGCCAGGACACTGGAGCGCGTCGCCGGGTGAGCACGCGGACCCCTGGATCCGAGTTCGGCCCAGAAACGAAACCCCGGGTGCCGCCGAGCCCGCCCGCGGAATCCGGCCCCCGCTTGCGGAACAAGCGGCCGGGCCGCCTCCACGAGTGTGGATAGGGGCCGCTGAACGGTGCTGCCAAGCGAAGGACCAGCGCCCGGCGCCTCCTGCGAGGCGGTAGTACTTCCACGCGGACTCGCCCGCGCGGGCGTACGACTGGTCCGCACCACACGGCCGTGGGCCGAACCACGGCAATCGCCGGCTGGCGCAGCTGGCTCGACCTCGCCGCCGACGCCAGGACACTGGAGCGCGTCGCCGGGTGAGCACCGATGCTGTCGCGGATCGTGGGACCGGAAGGGCGCGCGGCGCTCGGCCCGCCGTGGAGATTCGCGCGGCCACGGGGCGCGCCTACCGGTCGCCGCCAGCTGTCTGAGACAGGGCGGCAAGGCGTCGCAGGTCGCGGTTATCCGAGGGGTCGACCTGGTCAGCGGCCGCCTCCGACTGCGGATCCCCGCGGCACGCGCAATCCGAGCGACCGCGGGCGCGGACGCTGGAGCCGGCCGGGGATGTGATCCGGGCTACGATCGCGCTCGTCGGTTATCGCCAGGGAGTTGGAGGAGCGCTGTGATCACGGCGATCGTGCTGATCAACGTAGAGGCCGAGGAGATCCCGCAGGCCGCGCAGGCGATCGCGGACCTCGAGGGGGTCAACGAGGTCTACTCGTGCGCCGGTGACGTCGACCTGATCGCGACGGTGCGGGTGAAGGCCCACGAGGACCTCGCCGACCTCATCCCCGGCCGCATCGGGAAGGTCCGGGGTGTGCTGGACACCGTCACGCACATCGCGTTCCGGTCGTACTCACGGGCCGACACGGACTCCGCATTCGAGATCGGCGTCGAGGGCGCCTGATCCGCGACGCGAAGAATGGCGAAGGCCCCTCCACCCTGCGGGTGAAGGGGCCTTCGCCGTTCACGAGACTCAGTGGCCGGAGCCGACTTCCGAGGACTCCGACGAGCTGCCCACCTGAGCGTGTCCGTTGCCGTGGTTGGCGCGCTCGAGAGCGGCCGTCTCCTCCTCCGGGTCCGGCGTCCACAGCGAACCCGGCACGGCGTGCCCGGCGGTCCCGAGCTTGTTCATCTTCTTCGGCACCGGCGCGCCCTGGTACTCGAGCGGGACGGCGTGGCCGTCGCCGTCCACGCCACCGAGCGGCTGGTGAACCTCGATGAACTCACCGTGCGGCAGGCGCTTGATGATGCCGGTTTCGACACCGTGCTCCAGGACCTCGCGGTCGGCCCGCTGCAGGCCGAGGCAGATCCGGTAGGTCACGTAGTAGGCGATCGGCGGCACGATCAGCACGCCGATGCGGCCGGCCCACGTGGTGGCGTTCAGGGAGATGTCGAACTGGTCGGCGATGATGTCGTTGAAGCCCGACAGCTCGATGACCAGGAAGAACCCGAGCGCCATCATGCCCAGCGCGGTGCGGACCGGTGCGTCACGCGGCCGCTGAAGCAGGTTGTGGTGCCCCGTGTCCTTCGAGAGCTTGCGCTCGATGGTCGGATACGCCAGCAGCAGGGTGATCAACAGCGGCATCCCGATCGCGCCGGGGAAGAACACCGCCGGGATCGTGTAGTTCCCGAGGTAGACCTCCCACGCGGGCCAGATGCGCAGCATGCCGTCGGCCCAGGCCATGTACCAGTCCGGCTGCGAACCGGCCGACACCATGGACGGGTTATACGGACCGAAGTTCCACACCGGGTTGATCTGGAAGAGGCCCGACATCAGCGCGATCACGCCCGTGACCAGGACGAAGAACGCACCGCCCTTGAGGGCGAAGTACGGCACGATACGCACGCCGACGACGTTCGTCTCCTTGCGCCGCACGCCCGGGAACTGCGTGTGCTTCTGATACCAGACCAGACCCACGTGCACACCGACCAGCGCGAGCATGATGCCCGGGATCAGCAGGATGTGCAGCGTGTACAGGCGCGGGATGATCTGATCACCCGGGAACTCACCCCCGAACAGCGCCCAGTGGATCCAGGTGCCGATGACCGGCACCGACAGCACGATGCCCGACAGAGTCGCGCGGATACCGGTACCCGAGAGCAGGTCGTCGGGGAGCGAGTAACCGAAGAAGCCCTCGAACATGCCCAGGATCAGCAGCAGGCCACCGAGGACCCAGTTCGCCTCACGCGGCTTCCGGAACGCGCCGGTGAAGAAAACCCGGAACATGTGGATCATCATCGACGCGACGAAGATCAGCGCCGCCCAGTGGTGCACCTGGCGCACGAACAGGCCCCCACGCACGTCGAACGAGATGTCCAGCGTGGTCCGGAACGCCTGGGACATCTCGACGCCCTGCAGGTTCGTGAAGCTGCCGTGGTAGGTGACTTCCTGCATCGAGGGATCGAAAAACAGCGTGAGGTACACACCCGACAGCAAGATGACGATAAAGCTGTAGAGCGCGACCTCGCCGAGCAGGAACGACCAGTGGGTCGGGAACACCTTGTTCATCTGGTGCCGCAGACCCTTGGCGAGCTTGTACCGCTGGTCGGCGTTGTCCGCGGCCTCTCCGGCGTGCTTCTCGAGCGCGCTCGTGCCCTTTGTCGGCGTGGTGAGTGAACTCATGACTTACGCTCCCAAAAGGCCGGTCCAATGGCCTCGATGAAGTCGCCCCGTGCGATCAAGTATCCCTCGTCGTCAACCGTGATCGGCAG encodes:
- a CDS encoding NYN domain-containing protein, encoding MHPQPVDPAEPEEAVGPSAVPARADEAGADAAAPEPASWVSLPDAVRERIAELAAAAVAKLPAADVPRQLRPVAKFAPAKRAKLGGTALLASLGDSAQFRTAVIEWLREHRTDALDPNAADSVSAAAAAVLLGESGAAGRVRLVAKNAEETALRAERDAALARNQKLEAELAEVRAELESVRGAVEAARGEREAEVEKLLRRLREQGVQLRQARDAADEARAEVARGGAAKAEEVEALTAQLDRERRRVAAERTRAERAVADAEIARQSAREAREADEVRLALLVDTIEGAVGGLRRELALGDRGARPADMVRGATSGLGPGGRVQDVVALDRYLALPGVHLIVDGYNVTKTGYPELALADQRDRLVHQLSALAARTSAEVTVVFDGAGVLSVPASVPRGVRVLFSDRGVLADDVIRSLVAAEPKGRPMVVATSDRAVADSVRAAGAHSAPSAVLVSRLGRV
- a CDS encoding DEDD exonuclease domain-containing protein; translation: METRPRPGQAQLAFDELGTPLRDTTFVVFDLETTGTKPGPDGITEIGAVKVRGGEVVAEFATLVNPGAAIPPQVVELTGITQAMVYDAPRIERVLPAFLEFISGAVLVAHNSGFDTGFMRAACEGHGYVWPRATVICTVKLARRVIPREEARSYRLSSLAMLLGSRTRPTHRALDDARATVDVLHALLERVGNVGVQTVEELVDYLPEVTTAQRRKRHLAADLPSRPGVYLFRGPRDEVLYVGTARDLRRRVRQYFTGSESRGRIREMVALAERVDAIECAHSLEAEIRELRLISAHRPMYNRRSKNPHHAWWVGLTDEAFPRLSVVRLPRDGTLGPFRTQADARTAADTLAGAAGLRTCTQRISAVSPSGTPCVLAELGRCGAPCAGRQTVEGYSPAVTATRALIAGEDGRPLQLAAAQLERLSEGRHYEQAARHRDELADLVRAVGRSHRQGALAAIAELIAASPDGTGGWELSVIRYGRLASAGVARRGVPPMPVVEHLVAAAETVLPGEGPLRGASGEEVAVLLRWLARPGVRLVRTTRPWAEPTAIAGWRSWLDLAADARTLERVAG
- a CDS encoding Lrp/AsnC family transcriptional regulator, with amino-acid sequence MITAIVLINVEAEEIPQAAQAIADLEGVNEVYSCAGDVDLIATVRVKAHEDLADLIPGRIGKVRGVLDTVTHIAFRSYSRADTDSAFEIGVEGA
- a CDS encoding cytochrome bc complex cytochrome b subunit, translating into MSSLTTPTKGTSALEKHAGEAADNADQRYKLAKGLRHQMNKVFPTHWSFLLGEVALYSFIVILLSGVYLTLFFDPSMQEVTYHGSFTNLQGVEMSQAFRTTLDISFDVRGGLFVRQVHHWAALIFVASMMIHMFRVFFTGAFRKPREANWVLGGLLLILGMFEGFFGYSLPDDLLSGTGIRATLSGIVLSVPVIGTWIHWALFGGEFPGDQIIPRLYTLHILLIPGIMLALVGVHVGLVWYQKHTQFPGVRRKETNVVGVRIVPYFALKGGAFFVLVTGVIALMSGLFQINPVWNFGPYNPSMVSAGSQPDWYMAWADGMLRIWPAWEVYLGNYTIPAVFFPGAIGMPLLITLLLAYPTIERKLSKDTGHHNLLQRPRDAPVRTALGMMALGFFLVIELSGFNDIIADQFDISLNATTWAGRIGVLIVPPIAYYVTYRICLGLQRADREVLEHGVETGIIKRLPHGEFIEVHQPLGGVDGDGHAVPLEYQGAPVPKKMNKLGTAGHAVPGSLWTPDPEEETAALERANHGNGHAQVGSSSESSEVGSGH